The sequence below is a genomic window from Candidatus Desulfatibia profunda.
NNNNNNNNNNNNNNNNNNNNNNNNNNNNNNNNNNNNNNNNNNNNNNNNNNNNNNNNNNNNNNNNNNNNNNNNNNNNNNNNNNNNNNNNNNNNNNNNNNNNNNNNNNNNNNNNNNNNNNNNNNNNNNNNNNNNNNNNNNNNNNNNNNNNNNNNNNNNNNNNNNNNNNNNNNNNNNNNNNNNNNNNNNNNNNNNNNNNNNNNNNNNNNNNNNNNNNNNNNNNNNNNNNNNNNNNNNNNNNNNNNNNACCTTTTTCAAAAACAGGGCGCAGGCAGCCGTCAGGAGGCCTTCAATCAGCATCACCGGCAAATGGGCCGCAACCACCAGTTTGCCTGCCGGCAAAAAGGCTTCGCCGGTCAGATACAGCGAAAACGCCACCATAATGCCGGCGATCAAGACGGCGCCGAAGCCGGAAGCAAAAGCCGCAAATAAAAAGGCCGGCCGGCCGGTGTCCGGTTTCAGGCCCCAGCCGAATGCATAGTAGCAGATCACTGCCGGCAGGGCCATGTTCAGCGTGTTGACACCCAGGGTCGTAATGCCGC
It includes:
- the cbiM gene encoding cobalt transporter CbiM, whose product is MHISEGVLSPAVLMGGAALAAAGVAAGMKHLDQKEIPAMGILSAAFFVASLIHVPVGPVSVHLILNGLMGLILGWKAFPVILVGAALQALLFQFGGITTLGVNTLNMALPAVICYYAFGWGLKPDTGRPAFLFAAFASGFGAVLIAGIMVAFSLYLTGEAFLPAGKLVVAAHLPVMLIEGLLTAACALFLKKV